From Hydractinia symbiolongicarpus strain clone_291-10 chromosome 11, HSymV2.1, whole genome shotgun sequence, the proteins below share one genomic window:
- the LOC130613803 gene encoding protein FAN-like produces the protein MENKIKYFWKNNSSYISTERFNLLLLAPGEIYFEDFSVYYYSSQLNENEAVRKRQKGRLKVCSKSVLFEPLDSTYPILKFLYKDVIHAGKWSGSAFSRLDQKGEVVVIESKMCISMKEGNIVAPYKYSREKRKYLFSLNFVGTNGILPQIEQLLRANTLNPHEEAAMISTIVEARQARLNFNTSWIEDLYENIIHEASASKITPLVCNPGRLLVTSKRLYFQPFNNVEPEPVMKINLSNIKYITKRRYLLRHVGIEIFQKENNTDVYFIFSNQNERNIFYDHILRQEELQLVEDKQENMTLKWQNGVLSNFDYLMYLNSKADRSFNDLTQYPVFPWIIKDYTSETLDLDNPDTLRDLSKPIGALGKERLQQLKERCKGMPEPKFLYGSHYSTPGFVLYYLVRVAPEFMLCLQNGKFDKADRLFNSLLPTWNNCCTGHSDFKELIPEFYNSDGNFLCNSHNLHLGVKQDGNRVNDVHLPPWANGAADFIAKCRQALECDFVSQEIHNWIDLIFGYKQTGEEAWKADNVYYYLTYEGAIDLDSIENENERKCYEAQILEFGQTPKQLFTKPHPKRQDKTAVLPLPTQHAPIDDETYPESIPIAELDSKLDGLAVVEVTGNSLQWVANTILKSSAKLHKGPVDGMAISENEDFILSVSQDTQLKMYSVQKEEQIRSMNLSNMALSCCQLVDDEKHILIGCWDNQIYTYSIEFSRVIDGTHAHYDAVTCLRLKKDTLISSSWDSTVKIWSRDASNKKSPLSLLGEVDHDTEVLCCDLFVDDSVKLFVSGTKDGTVTLWNADLLMLVFQHSLHTDSVTEVLFSPDGSRILTCSLDEHIRVIDVNTEVEVYCKCLGEGIRCACWDGHIVVAGGESGDVIVWDLMKDKCLTRLQSHHGAVHSLSYNLKKQLLTTGGADGTIAIWQHSSL, from the exons atggagaataaaataaaatatttttggaaaaacaaTTCAAGTTATATATCAACAGAACg ATTTAATCTGCTGTTATTAGCTCCTGGCGAAATTTATTTTGAAGACTTTAGCGTTTATTATTATTCATCACAGCTCAATGAAAATGAGGCTGTCAGAAA GAGACAAAAAGGAAGACTAAAAGTTTGCTCAAAGTCAGTCTTGTTTGAGCCACTAGATTCCACTTATCCTATATTAAAG tttttatataaagaTGTCATCCATGCTGGTAAATGGTCTGGCTCTGCGTTTTCGAG GCTTGATCAGAAAGGAGAAGTTGTTGTCATTGAATCCAAAATG tgtaTTTCAATGAAGGAAGGGAATATAGTAGCTCCTTACAAATACTCACGT gaaaaacgaaaatatttattttcattgaATTTCGTTGGGACAAATGGTATTCTTCCACAGATTGAACAG TTACTGCGAGCCAATACATTAAATCCTCACGAAGAAGCTGCCATG ATCTCAACAATAGTTGAGGCTCGACAAGCAAGACTGAATTTTAACACCAGTTG gaTCGAAGATCTTTATGAGAACATTATTCACGAAGCTTCCG catcTAAAATCACTCCTTTAGTCTGCAATCCTGGACGTTTACTTGTAACCTCGAAACGTTTATACTTCCAACCATTCAATAACGTAGAACCT GAACCAgtcatgaaaattaatttatctAATATAAAATACATCACCAAACGTCGATATCTTCTCAGACATGTT GGTATTGAAatattccaaaaagaaaataatacagACGTTTACTTTATCTTTTCAAACCAAAATGAGCGGAATATTTTCTACGATCATATTTTGAGACAAGAAG AACTGCAGTTAGTTGAGGATAAACAAGAAAATATGACATTAAAATGGCAAAACGGTGTATTGTCAAATTTTGATTATTTGATGTATCTGAACAG CAAAGCAGATCGAAGTTTTAATGATTTAACACAATACCCTGTCTTTCCTTGGATCATAAAAGATTACACTAGCGAAACATTAG ATCTTGATAATCCAGATACATTACGTGATCTTTCAAAACCAATTGGAGCACTTGGAAAAGAACGGTTGCAGCAATTAAAA GAACGATGTAAAGGAATGCCTGAACCGAAATTTCTGTATGGCTCACATTATTCCACACCAGGCTTTGTATTATATTACCTTGTGAGAGTAG CACCAGAATTCATGTTGTGTTTACAGAACGGAAAATTTGATAAAGCTGACAGATTGTTCAACAG TTTGTTGCCAACTTGGAATAACTGCTGTACAGGACATTCCGATTTTAAAGAA tTGATTCCAGAATTTTACAATTCTGATGGGAATTTTCTTTGCAACTCACACAATTTACATTTGGGTGTAAAACAAGATGGTAACCGCGTAAATGATGTTCACCTTCCACCATGGGCTAATG GAGCAGCAGATTTCATTGCTAAGTGTAGGCAGGCGTTAGAATGTGATTTTGTGTCACAAGAAATTCACAACTGGATCGATTTAATCTTTGGTTACAAGCAGACTGGTGAAGAAGCATGGAAAGCAGATAATG tctaTTATTACTTAACATATGAAGGAGCAATCGATTTAGACAG catcgaaaatgaaaatgaacGAAAATGCTATGAGGCACAGATCCTTGAGTTTGGACAGACACCAAAGCAGTTGTTTACGAAGCCACATCCGAAACGTCAA GATAAAACAGCAGTACTTCCACTACCAACTCAACATGCACCAATTGATGACGAAACATACCCTGAAAGTATTCCTATTGCTGAGCTGGACT CAAAATTAGACGGTCTAGCTGTGGTCGAAGTAACTGGAAACTCATTGCAATGGGTGGCCAACACAATACTCAAATCTTCTGCTAAACTTCACAAGGG GCCAGTGGATGGCATGGCTATCTCAGAAAATGAAGATTTCATACTGTCTGTATCTCAAG acacACAACTTAAAATGTACTCAGTACAAAAAGAAGAACAAATTAGAAGTATGAACCTCTCAAATATG GCTTTATCTTGTTGTCAGCTGGTTGATGACGAGAAACATATTTTGATTGGCTGTTGGGATAATCAAAT atataCATATTCTATCGAATTTTCACGGGTGATTGATGGTACGCATGCGCACTACGATGCTG TGACCTGTTTACGTTTGAAGAAAGATACGCTCATATCTTCATCGTGGGATTCTACTGTCAAG ATTTGGAGTCGAGATGCTTCAAATAAGAAGTCGCCTCTATCGTTGCTG GGTGAGGTTGACCACGACACAGAAGTTTTGTGTTGTGATTTATTTGTTGACGATTCTGTGAAGCTGTTTGTGTCAGGAACAAAAGATG GTACAGTTACACTATGGAATGCTGATTTACTAATGCTGGTTTTCCAACATTCAT TGCATACTGACTCTGTTACAGAAGTGTTATTCAGTCCAG ACGGTAGCCGAATTTTAACGTGCAGTTTGGACGAGCATATAAGAGTGATTGATGTTAACACAGAGGTTGAAGTGTATTGCAAATGTTTAGGCGAGGGAATAAG ATGTGCATGCTGGGATGGCCATATTGTTGTTGCAGGTGGAGAATCTGGTGACGTTATCGTATGGGATCTGATGAAGGACAAATGTTTGACACGACTTCAATCTCACCACG GTGCTGTTCATAGTTTGTCGTACAACTTGAAGAAACAACTTCTTACAACAGGTGGCGCAGATGGAACGATAGCAATATGGCAACATTCTTCTCTGTAG
- the LOC130613804 gene encoding galanin receptor 2a-like, protein MTNTSAVQQLHKSTTCRLDNYSIIYMSIYCFIIATGIIGNSTVLYIFRPYTKRARKSYEVLIWYLSLFDVISCVIAINEVYENLTCHEDWPFGWFGCKTIYSCYYISINISICILLIITLDRYRCIVTPFRKKLTPTFIHTSVFVSIIISFALQWYQFKALHIKPHGVYNHERCVQNKGVYTYTVPRVATLLFRDLIYITVFSTTTLTVYRSFQRRKRRSLTYQKCDKNKGQNKNIFFMLFIMGCTFAVLVLPYDIWDCAMLISRMLPQSHHINMTTGLQHMDTALSMLQMCNSVSNCFIYAKMHRHFKSQIVKHFYKEAEKNPQLLTQPSVGNRNSQNTEIESCFY, encoded by the exons ATGACTAACACGAGTGCTGTGCAACAACTTCACAAATCCACCACATGTCGTCTGGACAACTACAGTATAATCTACATGTCCATCTATTGTTTCATCATCGCAACAGGGATTATCGGAAACAGCACCGTCCTTTACATATTTCGCCCGTACACGAAACGAGCTCGTAAGAGTTACGAGGTTTTAATATGGTACTTGAGTTTATTCGACGTGATATCGTGCGTTATCGCGATAAACGAAGTTTACGAGAATTTAACGTGCCACGAAGACTGGCCGTTTGGATGGTTCGGCTGCAAAACTATATATTCGTGCTACTACATATCGATAAATATTTCTATTTGTATACTACTGATCATAACATTGGATCGATATCGCTGTATCGTAACGCCGTTTCGAAAGAAACTTACGCCAACGTTTATTCACACATCCGTGTTCGTATCGATAATTATATCGTTCGCATTACAATGGTACCAGTTCAAAGCGCTACACATTAAACCTCACGGCGTATACAACCACGAACGATGCGTACAGAATAAAGGGGTATACACGTATACCGTACCGCGTGTAGCAACTTTACTGTTTCGTGACTTAATCTACATTACGGTGTTTTCGACAACAACTTTAACGGTGTATCGCTCTTTTCAGAGGCGTAAAAGACGTAGCTTGACTTATCAAAAGTGCGATAAAAACAAaggacaaaacaaaaatatatttttcatgttGTTTATCATGGGATGCACGTTCGCTGTACTGGTTCTACCATACGACATATGGGACTGCGCTATGTTGATTTCACGGATGCTTCCTCAATCCCATCACATCAACATGAC AACTGGATTGCAACACATGGACACCGCACTATCCATGCTCCAAATGTGCAACAGTGTCTCCAACTGTTTCATATACGCAAAAATGCATCGACACTTCAAATCACAAATCGTCAAGCATTTTTACaaagaagcagaaaaaaatcCCCAATTACTAACGCAACCTAGTGTGGGCAACAGAAACAGCCAAAATACCGAAATTGAAAGTTGTTTCTACTAG